The uncultured Fibrobacter sp. genome has a window encoding:
- a CDS encoding response regulator, with the protein MPTILIIDDDEQFNLMLKSALEIKGYNVETAKNGREAKALYQSKTYDVIITDIIMPDVDGYEVILDLRRLGMSDRTIAVSGGGRTSGEDYLMIAQHFDAAATFNKPVDLQALRAKVEEIIKSHS; encoded by the coding sequence GTGCCTACTATTCTGATTATCGACGACGACGAGCAGTTCAATCTGATGTTGAAGTCTGCCCTGGAAATTAAGGGCTACAACGTGGAGACTGCGAAAAATGGTCGCGAGGCGAAGGCTCTGTACCAGAGCAAGACCTACGATGTCATCATCACCGACATCATTATGCCGGATGTTGATGGTTACGAGGTCATTCTGGATCTCCGCCGCCTGGGGATGAGCGACCGTACCATTGCCGTGAGCGGTGGTGGAAGAACCTCTGGTGAGGACTACCTGATGATTGCCCAGCATTTTGACGCTGCGGCGACCTTCAACAAGCCCGTGGACCTGCAAGCCCTTCGCGCTAAAGTCGAAGAAATTATCAAGAGCCACAGCTAG
- a CDS encoding ABC transporter ATP-binding protein, translating into MPNVKIDPNDIAIRLKGLKKSFGPQDVLCDVNLDIRRGETMVIIGKSGGGKSVILKHMIGLLQPDGGEVTVDGVTISTPKFFDTHTIRRKMGMLFQMGALFDSMDTGENIAFALREHHPELSEKQIQDVVTEKLQMINLVPEFRTKMPSELSGGMRKRVALARAIALNPEILLYDEPTTGLDPITSDVINDLILDMQSKLGVTSVVVTHDMVSAFKVADRIAMLYNGRIIEVGTVDEIKNTSNPYVHQFITGQRKISVEEE; encoded by the coding sequence ATGCCTAACGTAAAAATCGATCCGAACGATATTGCCATTCGCCTCAAGGGACTGAAAAAATCCTTTGGCCCGCAGGATGTGCTTTGCGACGTGAACCTTGACATTCGCCGTGGCGAGACGATGGTGATTATCGGTAAGTCCGGTGGCGGAAAGTCGGTGATTCTAAAGCACATGATCGGCCTTTTGCAACCGGACGGTGGTGAGGTAACAGTGGACGGTGTAACGATCAGTACGCCGAAGTTTTTCGATACGCATACTATCCGCCGCAAGATGGGTATGCTTTTCCAGATGGGTGCGCTTTTTGACTCGATGGATACCGGCGAGAATATTGCGTTCGCTCTGCGTGAACATCACCCGGAACTTTCCGAAAAGCAGATTCAGGATGTGGTGACCGAAAAGCTCCAGATGATTAACCTGGTGCCTGAATTCCGCACCAAGATGCCGTCTGAACTTTCGGGCGGTATGCGTAAGCGCGTTGCCTTGGCTCGCGCGATTGCCCTGAACCCTGAAATCCTGTTGTACGACGAACCGACGACCGGCCTCGATCCTATCACGAGTGACGTGATTAACGACTTGATTCTCGATATGCAGAGCAAGCTCGGGGTGACGTCTGTGGTGGTGACGCACGACATGGTGAGTGCCTTCAAGGTGGCCGACCGTATCGCGATGCTTTACAACGGCCGCATTATCGAAGTGGGCACCGTGGATGAAATCAAGAACACCAGCAACCCTTACGTGCACCAGTTCATTACCGGCCAGCGCAAGATTTCGGTGGAAGAAGAATAG
- a CDS encoding sigma-54 dependent transcriptional regulator, producing the protein MNVLIADLDQKFIDGVERSWSVPGANLLVCRNEKDLMPIVKKNPIDLAFVEVPFLMQDNMDMVSFLKELKPGIEIFVLCDDRNWQGAASAITRGATSFLKKPLTVSQLETLAQKVQSQLQNKSNNQLMESQVLDGLLGNTPEMRKILKTVYKVAPTNSSVLITGESGSGKEFLANVIHRYSKRSAEPFVAVNCGAIPENLVESELFGSKKGSYTGSTADKKGLFESANGGTLFLDEVGELSAATQVKLLRFLQSHEIRRVGETEPRYLDVRVLAATNRDLQESMQNGSFREDLYYRLNTFHLRLPPLRERKAALPNLIKYFILKNKDAQGKEIVDVEPAALYALTKYSYPGNIRELENILEHAIVLAEGGVIHLEDLPEEVQAEAREQTVAIPHIKDGALESEVVVPSVEIPGISFDGADKQKKAGHAAEESSDELLSLEEMERRHILHALSVCDNNRTEVCKRLGISRATLWRKLKELKIMMDGDEE; encoded by the coding sequence ATGAATGTCCTGATCGCGGATTTGGATCAGAAGTTTATCGACGGTGTGGAACGTTCCTGGTCAGTACCGGGAGCGAACTTGTTGGTGTGCCGTAACGAAAAAGACCTCATGCCCATCGTCAAGAAGAACCCGATAGACCTTGCGTTTGTCGAGGTGCCTTTCTTGATGCAAGACAATATGGACATGGTGAGTTTCTTGAAGGAACTCAAGCCGGGAATCGAAATCTTTGTTTTGTGCGATGACCGCAATTGGCAGGGGGCGGCATCTGCGATTACCCGCGGTGCGACCAGTTTTCTGAAAAAGCCCCTGACGGTTTCGCAACTGGAAACGCTTGCGCAAAAGGTGCAGTCGCAGCTGCAGAACAAGTCCAACAACCAGCTGATGGAATCCCAGGTGCTGGACGGACTTTTGGGAAACACTCCCGAGATGCGCAAGATTCTCAAGACGGTCTACAAGGTGGCGCCTACCAACAGCTCCGTGCTTATCACCGGCGAGTCCGGTTCGGGCAAGGAATTCCTGGCAAATGTCATTCACCGTTACAGCAAGCGTTCGGCCGAACCGTTTGTGGCGGTCAACTGTGGCGCCATTCCCGAGAACCTGGTGGAAAGCGAACTTTTCGGAAGCAAGAAAGGTTCCTATACGGGATCGACCGCCGACAAGAAGGGCCTGTTTGAATCCGCGAATGGCGGAACCCTTTTCCTGGACGAAGTCGGCGAGCTGTCTGCAGCCACGCAAGTCAAGCTGTTGCGCTTTTTGCAGAGTCACGAAATTCGGCGCGTGGGCGAGACTGAACCTCGCTACTTGGATGTGCGCGTCTTGGCGGCGACCAACCGCGACCTGCAGGAATCTATGCAGAACGGGTCTTTCCGCGAAGACCTTTACTACCGACTGAACACTTTCCACCTAAGACTTCCGCCCCTCAGGGAACGCAAGGCGGCGCTTCCGAACCTGATCAAGTATTTTATCCTCAAGAACAAGGATGCGCAGGGGAAAGAAATTGTCGATGTGGAACCGGCGGCCCTCTATGCGCTTACCAAGTATTCTTATCCTGGCAACATCCGCGAACTGGAAAACATTCTCGAACATGCGATTGTCCTTGCCGAAGGTGGCGTGATTCACCTGGAGGACTTGCCCGAAGAAGTACAGGCGGAAGCCCGTGAACAGACGGTTGCCATTCCGCATATCAAGGATGGTGCGCTAGAAAGCGAAGTGGTGGTGCCCTCGGTTGAAATCCCCGGAATATCGTTTGACGGTGCCGACAAGCAAAAGAAGGCGGGGCATGCTGCAGAGGAATCTTCCGATGAACTGCTTTCGCTCGAAGAAATGGAACGTAGGCACATTCTGCATGCCTTGAGTGTATGCGACAATAACCGAACCGAAGTCTGCAAGCGGCTTGGAATCAGCCGTGCAACTTTGTGGCGCAAATTGAAAGAACTTAAAATTATGATGGATGGCGACGAGGAATGA
- the polA gene encoding DNA polymerase I, whose product MPEKTLLLLDSYALAFRMFYAYSQNPLKNSQGEEVSMMHGYWGAVLRILAKHKPTHFAIARDVAHTKTFRHELYPDYKANRGPMPEEMAAQMPLLGESLEASGIPLLSEPGYEADDVMASTATAAIEAGFDHVVILSKDKDMSQIVTDKIHLFHLTKGADGIDFGPEQVLEKYGLPPEKIRDYLALMGDASDNVPGVPKVGPKTAIQLLNDFGDMDNLYANLDKVTKKGLHDNLENNREKAFLSRELVTLQTKRAFSGNLDTLEYNGLHVDTLAQMFKDHEINSLLRLLEGIPSKTGFVKKVGEPAEPTKGPSASSGTLNDDGKFTEPAEVNQNKTIDAPPTYICVDTDEIFEQMKAEFAAASTVGIDTETDGLDPMQCNLVGLCLSADPAKGYYIPLGHCDDIGFPLPTGPKGNYDLNKVKAWFSEFIADNAPVAGTEKPRELVFHNAKFDLHVLARAFRIPQSAIDNANLIDTLIAAWMLSPGQSGLGLDNQVMQRLQHEMIPIENLIGRGKNQITFNRVNIKDATEYGAEDAVYTLRLWEPLRRELEKLDYVKYFFEQEMPLLKVLYQMESVGVAIDVPTLKTLEQELQRRIENLEKEICDMAGVEFNIGSPKQLGEVLFDTLGLPQIKKRSTDAVVLEELSYKAPHPIVFAVIEYRELKKMQSTYISVLPTLVNPDTKRIHTSFIQWGTATGRLSSRDPNLQNIPVRSDLGKKIRASFVPQHKDNVILAVDYSQIELRMLAHLSGDVALIESYKEGIDIHARTAAAIYGVKLDEVNSDMRRDAKVVNFGVLYGMTAFRLSRDLKIPMSQAKDFITGYFDMYQGVQRYIEDIKAAAHRDGYVETLSGRRRYIAGIDSSDRMESQMAERMAVNTPVQGSAADLIKIAMIRIQKRINEENLPLKMMLQVHDELVFECPRDQVEPMSQMVKAEMEGAMQLKVPLVASVGFGENWLEAH is encoded by the coding sequence ATGCCTGAAAAGACTCTACTTCTGCTTGACTCCTACGCGCTTGCGTTCCGCATGTTTTACGCCTATTCGCAGAACCCGCTGAAAAACAGCCAGGGCGAAGAGGTTTCGATGATGCATGGCTACTGGGGTGCGGTACTCCGCATTCTCGCGAAGCACAAGCCGACGCATTTTGCGATTGCACGCGACGTGGCTCACACCAAGACATTCAGGCACGAACTTTACCCCGACTACAAGGCCAATCGCGGCCCCATGCCCGAAGAAATGGCGGCACAGATGCCGCTCCTTGGCGAAAGTCTGGAAGCAAGCGGAATTCCGCTCTTGTCGGAACCGGGCTACGAAGCGGATGACGTGATGGCCTCTACTGCCACCGCCGCAATCGAGGCTGGCTTTGATCACGTAGTCATCTTGAGTAAAGATAAGGACATGTCGCAGATTGTAACCGACAAGATCCATCTTTTCCACTTGACAAAAGGCGCCGACGGCATCGACTTTGGCCCCGAACAGGTTCTTGAAAAATACGGACTTCCGCCCGAAAAAATTCGCGACTATCTGGCACTCATGGGAGACGCTAGCGATAACGTTCCCGGCGTTCCGAAGGTGGGCCCGAAAACCGCCATCCAGTTGCTGAACGACTTCGGCGACATGGACAACCTTTACGCAAACCTGGATAAAGTCACCAAGAAGGGATTGCACGACAATCTGGAAAACAACCGCGAAAAGGCTTTCCTCAGCCGCGAACTGGTGACGCTCCAGACAAAACGCGCCTTTAGCGGAAACCTCGACACGCTCGAATACAACGGCCTGCACGTTGATACCTTGGCGCAGATGTTCAAAGATCACGAAATCAACAGCCTGCTTCGCCTTTTGGAAGGTATTCCCAGCAAGACGGGCTTTGTAAAAAAGGTTGGTGAGCCTGCCGAACCAACCAAAGGCCCTTCGGCAAGCTCAGGGACCTTAAATGACGACGGCAAGTTCACTGAGCCTGCCGAAGTGAATCAGAATAAAACAATCGATGCACCGCCGACATACATTTGCGTCGATACTGACGAAATCTTCGAGCAGATGAAAGCCGAATTTGCCGCTGCAAGCACAGTAGGCATCGACACCGAAACCGACGGACTCGACCCCATGCAATGTAACCTCGTGGGGCTTTGCCTTTCGGCAGACCCCGCCAAGGGCTACTACATTCCGCTCGGGCACTGCGACGACATCGGATTCCCGCTGCCGACAGGTCCCAAGGGCAATTACGACTTGAACAAGGTAAAGGCATGGTTCAGCGAATTCATCGCCGACAACGCGCCAGTCGCAGGCACCGAGAAACCGCGCGAACTCGTTTTCCATAACGCAAAATTCGACTTGCATGTACTCGCGCGCGCCTTCAGGATTCCGCAGAGCGCTATCGACAACGCGAACCTCATCGACACGCTGATTGCCGCATGGATGCTTTCGCCGGGGCAGTCGGGCCTTGGTCTCGACAACCAGGTGATGCAGCGCCTGCAGCACGAAATGATTCCGATTGAAAACTTGATTGGTCGCGGCAAGAATCAGATTACTTTTAACCGAGTCAACATCAAGGATGCAACAGAATACGGCGCCGAAGACGCAGTCTATACGCTTCGCCTGTGGGAACCGCTCCGCCGCGAGCTAGAAAAGCTCGACTACGTGAAGTATTTCTTCGAGCAAGAAATGCCGCTCTTGAAGGTTCTATACCAAATGGAATCTGTGGGAGTCGCAATCGATGTTCCCACCCTCAAGACGCTGGAACAGGAACTGCAACGCCGCATCGAAAATCTTGAAAAAGAAATCTGCGACATGGCGGGAGTCGAATTCAACATCGGCTCGCCCAAGCAACTCGGCGAAGTCCTTTTCGATACGCTAGGACTTCCGCAAATCAAGAAGCGTAGCACCGACGCCGTCGTCCTCGAAGAACTCAGCTACAAGGCCCCGCACCCAATCGTTTTCGCCGTCATCGAATACCGCGAACTCAAGAAGATGCAAAGCACCTACATCTCCGTGCTCCCGACGCTGGTGAATCCGGATACCAAGCGCATCCACACGAGCTTTATCCAGTGGGGCACCGCAACGGGCCGCCTTTCCAGCCGCGATCCGAACCTACAGAACATTCCCGTTCGCAGCGACCTCGGTAAAAAGATTCGCGCATCGTTCGTTCCGCAGCACAAAGACAACGTTATCCTCGCGGTAGACTACTCGCAGATTGAATTGCGCATGCTCGCCCACTTGAGTGGGGACGTTGCCCTTATCGAAAGCTACAAGGAAGGCATCGACATTCACGCCCGCACCGCTGCAGCCATTTACGGAGTCAAGCTCGACGAAGTCAACAGCGATATGCGCCGCGATGCCAAGGTGGTGAATTTCGGCGTACTCTACGGCATGACCGCCTTCCGCCTAAGCCGCGACCTGAAAATTCCGATGTCGCAAGCAAAGGACTTTATCACCGGCTACTTCGACATGTATCAAGGCGTGCAGCGATACATCGAAGACATCAAAGCGGCCGCCCACCGCGACGGCTACGTAGAAACGCTTTCGGGCCGCCGCCGCTACATTGCAGGCATTGACTCCAGCGATCGCATGGAATCGCAGATGGCCGAGCGCATGGCCGTGAATACTCCCGTCCAAGGCTCCGCCGCCGACCTCATCAAGATTGCGATGATCCGCATCCAGAAGCGAATCAACGAAGAAAACCTTCCACTCAAGATGATGCTGCAGGTGCACGACGAACTCGTATTTGAATGCCCCCGCGACCAAGTGGAACCCATGTCGCAAATGGTGAAAGCCGAAATGGAAGGCGCCATGCAGCTCAAGGTTCCGCTTGTCGCAAGCGTCGGCTTCGGCGAGAACTGGCTAGAGGCGCATTAA
- the dnaB gene encoding replicative DNA helicase yields MADFENQQSSYEGRQVPMDLDAERCLLGSILRDPDVMGNAVMIIKDESFFYLEKHQLIWTALCTLNRNVTPIDLVTLAAELETMNKLTLVGGREYLFELMESVASSANVEFHIELLRKKATLRKLIKSSSTVIKNAMDPAALPDEVLQDAERDIFAIADDQIRDSLKPIQSFVTPLLERLNNRKDGITGIRTGITELDELTNGLQRSDLIILAARPGVGKTSFALTIAANAAINYNQNVAFFSLEMDGVQLAQRLLCSQAQIDQSKLRNGYLNSDEKKKLIAAVSPIQKAPLYVDDNADLGIMELMSKARQLKRKNKLDLLIIDYLQLMKTGKEENRAVAIGAISRGLKILAKEMQIPVIALAQLSRKVEEKGRERPQLSDLRESGSIEQDADMVWFVERKFVQTHREEDKHSAELIVAKHRNGSVKDIPMTFIPEYTTFYDAAPEEEGGGEAYAYDDSSDMGATDFGSF; encoded by the coding sequence ATGGCTGATTTTGAAAATCAACAGAGTAGTTACGAAGGTCGCCAGGTCCCGATGGACCTGGATGCCGAACGTTGCCTGCTGGGAAGTATTTTGCGTGACCCCGATGTGATGGGAAACGCCGTCATGATTATCAAGGACGAAAGCTTTTTCTATCTGGAAAAGCACCAGCTGATTTGGACGGCCCTTTGTACGCTTAACCGCAACGTGACTCCGATCGACCTGGTGACGCTTGCCGCCGAACTGGAGACCATGAACAAGCTTACGCTCGTGGGCGGTCGCGAATACCTGTTCGAACTCATGGAATCGGTGGCGTCTTCGGCGAACGTGGAGTTCCATATTGAACTGTTGCGCAAGAAGGCGACGCTTCGCAAGTTGATCAAGTCTTCGTCGACGGTGATCAAGAATGCGATGGATCCGGCCGCTTTACCCGACGAGGTTTTGCAGGACGCCGAACGCGACATCTTTGCCATTGCCGACGACCAGATTCGAGACTCCCTGAAGCCTATCCAGAGCTTTGTGACACCGCTCCTTGAACGCCTGAACAATCGCAAGGACGGCATTACGGGAATCCGTACGGGCATTACCGAACTCGATGAACTCACGAACGGTTTGCAGCGTTCCGACCTGATTATTTTGGCGGCCCGCCCCGGTGTGGGTAAGACGTCTTTTGCGCTCACGATTGCGGCGAATGCTGCAATCAACTACAACCAGAACGTAGCCTTTTTCAGCCTCGAAATGGATGGCGTCCAGCTCGCGCAACGTTTACTTTGTTCGCAAGCGCAGATTGACCAGAGCAAGCTCCGTAATGGTTACCTGAACAGCGATGAAAAGAAAAAGCTGATCGCCGCCGTGTCGCCTATTCAGAAGGCGCCTCTTTACGTGGACGATAATGCCGACCTGGGCATTATGGAACTGATGAGCAAGGCGCGTCAGCTTAAGCGCAAGAACAAGCTTGACCTGCTCATTATCGACTACTTGCAGCTGATGAAAACCGGCAAGGAAGAAAACCGCGCGGTCGCCATCGGCGCGATTTCCCGTGGCTTGAAAATCCTCGCGAAGGAAATGCAGATTCCTGTGATTGCTCTTGCCCAGCTTAGCCGTAAGGTCGAAGAAAAGGGCCGCGAACGCCCGCAGCTGTCTGACCTTCGTGAATCGGGTTCTATCGAACAGGATGCCGACATGGTGTGGTTCGTGGAACGTAAGTTCGTGCAGACTCACCGCGAAGAAGACAAACATTCTGCGGAACTGATTGTTGCAAAGCACCGTAACGGTTCGGTCAAGGATATTCCGATGACGTTCATTCCGGAATATACGACCTTCTACGACGCGGCCCCCGAAGAAGAGGGCGGTGGCGAGGCCTACGCCTACGATGACAGTAGCGATATGGGTGCAACCGATTTCGGGAGTTTCTAG
- a CDS encoding ABC transporter permease: MSFVVLPFAWLGKIIVTGIANIGEVVCILLNTLKQMRYVHKNPSLIVKQMISIGVSSLPLLFVTSIFTGMVATVQAEFEFHNLVADKFVGTAACKMILIELGPLLTAIVLSGRVGSAVAAELGSMKEKEELAAYTVLGLEPYRYLALPRFVAFFTMVPCLTVISNALAIIGGWIVCVLGLDITTYTYVTGMQYLFDPMDLWSGVLKSFVFGTLIFLLGYYHGINAKAGARGVGIATMSVVVSSCLMILIADFVMDAILFF; encoded by the coding sequence ATGTCGTTTGTAGTACTCCCCTTTGCCTGGCTTGGAAAGATTATCGTGACCGGTATTGCCAATATCGGTGAGGTGGTGTGCATCCTGTTGAATACGCTCAAGCAGATGCGGTATGTCCATAAGAATCCGTCGCTGATAGTGAAGCAGATGATTTCGATTGGCGTGTCATCGCTTCCGTTGCTGTTCGTGACTTCGATTTTTACGGGCATGGTCGCGACGGTGCAGGCGGAATTCGAATTCCACAACCTGGTTGCAGACAAATTTGTGGGGACGGCGGCGTGTAAGATGATCCTGATTGAACTTGGACCGCTCCTTACGGCGATCGTGCTTTCGGGCCGCGTGGGTTCTGCTGTTGCTGCAGAACTCGGTTCCATGAAAGAAAAGGAAGAACTTGCGGCTTATACGGTGCTGGGACTTGAACCTTACCGTTACTTGGCGCTTCCGCGTTTTGTGGCGTTCTTTACGATGGTGCCCTGCCTTACGGTGATTTCGAATGCGCTTGCCATTATCGGTGGCTGGATCGTGTGCGTGCTCGGTCTCGACATCACGACCTATACCTACGTAACTGGGATGCAGTACCTGTTCGACCCGATGGACTTGTGGTCCGGGGTGCTCAAGTCGTTTGTCTTTGGAACCCTGATTTTCTTGCTGGGTTACTACCACGGCATCAATGCCAAGGCGGGTGCCCGCGGCGTGGGAATTGCTACCATGAGCGTGGTGGTTTCCAGCTGCCTCATGATTTTGATTGCTGACTTTGTGATGGATGCTATCCTGTTCTTCTAA
- a CDS encoding sugar transferase: MEQASVNPAIGSILDEQKLKNIVYPARLFRTRLNEEFLRANRTRKPFLYIKMYAHQYDFFGWGSPNKTVEDTWKISILTMFSHLRFIDVLGFLSDGSGIGLILLNSDLSTLESIRKEILHKLNDAGLIQTLRIKPKRPIFEAYIYTGLQEKDNLELTDKIQEFNSTNGSFFTLSRLNLDHIWEHPHTIRFRHIIKRIVDVTCTSFAIVLTSPLLLFCALAVKISDSKGPVIFKQTRVGKNGKLFTMYKFRSMYVDAEERKKELMALNETGGKTFKMKNDPRIYPFGHILRKFSLDELPQFFNIIKGDMSIVGPRPPIPSEVAEYEPWHRMRLSVTPGLTCIWQVSGRSNISFEGQMRLDNDYIKRNGKLGDDFALILKTFKVVFKGDGAY; the protein is encoded by the coding sequence ATGGAACAAGCATCCGTTAACCCGGCAATCGGCTCTATTCTCGATGAGCAAAAACTGAAGAACATCGTCTACCCTGCTAGACTATTCAGGACTCGCCTAAACGAAGAATTTTTACGAGCGAACCGAACCCGCAAGCCCTTCCTCTATATCAAGATGTATGCCCACCAGTACGACTTTTTCGGCTGGGGCAGTCCGAACAAGACCGTCGAGGACACCTGGAAAATCAGTATCCTCACCATGTTTTCGCACCTGCGCTTTATCGATGTCCTCGGATTCCTTTCCGATGGTAGCGGTATCGGGCTCATCTTGCTCAATTCCGACCTTTCCACGCTGGAATCGATTCGAAAGGAAATTCTACACAAGCTGAACGACGCGGGCCTCATCCAGACGCTCCGCATCAAGCCGAAACGTCCAATTTTCGAAGCCTACATCTACACCGGACTTCAGGAAAAGGATAATCTGGAACTGACCGACAAGATCCAGGAATTCAACAGCACCAACGGAAGCTTCTTTACCCTTTCGCGCCTGAACCTCGACCATATCTGGGAACATCCGCATACCATCCGCTTCCGTCACATCATCAAAAGAATTGTGGACGTCACCTGCACAAGCTTTGCAATCGTACTGACGTCTCCCCTGCTTTTGTTCTGCGCGCTCGCCGTCAAGATTAGCGACTCCAAGGGTCCCGTCATTTTCAAGCAGACCCGCGTAGGCAAGAACGGCAAGCTGTTTACCATGTACAAGTTCCGCAGCATGTACGTGGACGCCGAAGAACGCAAGAAAGAACTGATGGCCCTCAACGAGACGGGCGGAAAGACGTTCAAGATGAAGAACGACCCGCGTATCTATCCGTTCGGTCACATTCTCCGCAAGTTCAGCCTCGACGAACTCCCGCAGTTTTTCAACATCATCAAGGGCGACATGTCCATCGTGGGTCCGCGTCCGCCAATTCCATCCGAAGTGGCAGAATACGAACCGTGGCACAGAATGCGTTTATCCGTAACCCCAGGACTCACTTGCATTTGGCAAGTGAGCGGACGAAGCAACATCAGTTTCGAAGGCCAGATGCGCCTGGACAACGACTATATCAAACGCAACGGAAAACTGGGCGACGACTTCGCGCTCATTCTGAAAACGTTCAAGGTCGTATTCAAGGGCGACGGCGCCTACTAA